The following proteins come from a genomic window of Microbacterium sp. JZ31:
- a CDS encoding SCO7613 C-terminal domain-containing membrane protein → MPVLLLIVGVSLVSVAAIFFLTLAWFFSSIAVRALIIAGVTLATMALAWFLRRRSLTAAAEGIAVIGIVLIALDVWAVRANDLFGTGAVRPAVYAGIGILLAGAVSRAWAILSRLRAPDFAAVLALPTGVGLLMAGIAAADPGVAVTAGLLGASLGGLAHVLPSPVPSARPASDAVVERTILGAIGVTALAGGSIATWFAAPQSTWGPLWWTPAVVVLAGLHVYALVRPASDPIPYARVLIAVAAVVGAVVLGTAGWQLALRSDAPFADAFLAPVLAVVVAVGLLRVPRTPVTRPWLIPALFAAATVGALSTLGVASTWFEEGGRRSSSWAPFATPAFAASGDLPVWTCAAAAAITAILLLVPVSLHPIVRVARPPVTAVLLLLGALASGVPGAVVIAGVAIAAGSVVALARSGAPRHAAPSGWLSAGVLGAVAAYAAGHAQPWLWILGAVVVIALPIALQAVLRPRGGALAAAAIAPVALAAIVTLSAPFALAALLDRSPGGDATRVVLIRWLAVAVLAAALFVRDRTIARRTRAASGVALAALGLGPLALALLGGGLAVLPETTDALLGDGVVGAVLTGATVVLLALVALRHRGPEGRVASGLLAPALASLALVCVAAATGLPLDASALPTGSAMAELVPAGALVAVVATAALVVVPAAVLAMRGVVPGGLRGSAEIGAAVVALASVWWVPDPQRWLVCGFLAVAFGAASLSRGWRDPAPAPGADPRPSAPRPLAWRRLLIWPAVGAAVLAWWTWLSSHVLEGTDELRLIPTAVVFALLCVALVLLRRSREACVAIVLAFVFGLVQLAGEPGARGVVVMLVAAALAFALTWSPVRRVPGLAASGATTALAAILGGLFDRMFAFRPVPEEAAPAWLLLPVVIAYLAAYGAARAPQRPGVFAHVVPPLSVLLSLSAFLALPRGVPVDAAAFLVLAAVHVASASVRRAPFGGVSRWAALVGALLLSGDALLRGTYEPLELVSLPVAVMLALGALVALRRRLRTPDDRSFVEHVVWLCGIAVAIVPSLTAPVTDVRTWIVIVVATTLALVAASLRHPLAVPSALALSASALLMGLRALVAVEDAAVPAVVAGAGAVLLGAVIVWRRGAAASGSTLVAPIAGVALTAIAAAFRGGDALTPTVATFAAATLGGALGAWLLRPRAWTRFGAVLAVGGAAIAVIAAGPRYLAATDGDPAGEAAGWPLACFFAVAAVATVAFLRASDPRLRRGAAGALGVGAVVLALGELGALFTLPELGARLVAGVTTVVLTAVAGGGFAQRARLGSAPWIAAAAAAAFFVLTTLALGLRPVELLTVPPALGLFALGALRMRRVAGARSWPAVGPGLALLLIPSLLHDLGPSALWRVVALGVVAVALVVVGALGRLQAPLVLGSAVAVVHGVAQLWPWISTAYTVVPWWLWAGLAGALLIYIAVRYEQQKVALQKAFVAVSSLR, encoded by the coding sequence GTGCCGGTGCTGCTGCTGATCGTCGGCGTCAGCCTGGTCTCGGTCGCGGCGATCTTCTTCCTGACGCTCGCCTGGTTCTTCTCGAGCATCGCCGTTCGGGCGCTCATCATCGCAGGCGTCACGCTGGCGACGATGGCGCTGGCGTGGTTCCTGCGGCGCCGCAGCCTCACGGCCGCGGCGGAGGGGATCGCCGTGATCGGGATCGTCCTGATCGCGCTCGATGTGTGGGCGGTCCGCGCGAACGACCTCTTCGGCACCGGTGCGGTGCGCCCGGCGGTGTATGCCGGCATCGGCATCCTGCTCGCGGGCGCCGTGAGCCGTGCGTGGGCGATCCTGTCGAGGCTGCGTGCGCCCGACTTCGCCGCGGTGCTCGCACTGCCGACCGGCGTGGGACTGCTCATGGCGGGGATCGCGGCCGCCGACCCCGGCGTCGCGGTCACGGCGGGTCTGCTGGGCGCATCGCTGGGCGGGCTCGCCCACGTCCTGCCGTCGCCCGTGCCGTCCGCGCGGCCGGCGTCGGACGCGGTCGTCGAGCGGACAATCCTGGGAGCCATCGGCGTGACGGCGCTCGCGGGCGGGAGCATCGCGACATGGTTCGCGGCGCCGCAGTCGACCTGGGGCCCCCTCTGGTGGACGCCCGCGGTGGTGGTGCTCGCCGGGCTGCATGTGTATGCCCTGGTGCGTCCCGCGTCGGATCCGATCCCGTACGCTCGCGTGCTGATCGCCGTCGCAGCCGTGGTGGGGGCGGTGGTGCTCGGCACGGCGGGATGGCAGCTCGCGCTGCGGTCGGACGCACCGTTCGCGGACGCCTTCCTGGCGCCGGTGCTGGCGGTGGTCGTGGCGGTCGGGCTGCTCCGCGTCCCCCGCACGCCGGTCACGCGTCCCTGGCTGATTCCCGCCCTCTTCGCCGCGGCGACGGTCGGCGCGCTCAGCACGCTCGGGGTCGCGTCGACGTGGTTCGAGGAAGGCGGGCGACGGTCGTCGTCGTGGGCCCCGTTTGCGACTCCCGCGTTCGCGGCGTCCGGCGACCTCCCGGTGTGGACGTGCGCCGCGGCCGCGGCGATCACGGCGATCCTGCTGCTGGTGCCGGTGAGCCTGCACCCGATCGTCCGCGTGGCGCGGCCTCCGGTGACGGCCGTTCTGCTCCTGCTGGGTGCGCTGGCATCCGGCGTCCCCGGCGCGGTCGTCATCGCGGGCGTCGCGATCGCCGCCGGATCGGTCGTCGCCCTCGCGCGCTCCGGAGCCCCCCGGCATGCTGCGCCCTCGGGCTGGCTGTCCGCCGGCGTTCTCGGCGCGGTCGCCGCCTATGCCGCCGGCCACGCCCAGCCGTGGCTCTGGATCCTCGGCGCGGTCGTCGTCATCGCGCTGCCGATCGCGCTGCAGGCGGTGCTGCGCCCGCGGGGCGGGGCGCTGGCAGCCGCGGCGATCGCCCCCGTCGCGCTCGCGGCGATCGTCACGCTGTCGGCGCCGTTCGCGCTCGCGGCGCTGCTCGACCGGTCGCCGGGCGGTGATGCCACGCGTGTCGTGCTCATCCGGTGGCTGGCCGTGGCGGTGCTCGCCGCGGCCCTGTTCGTGCGCGATCGCACCATCGCGCGGCGGACGCGCGCGGCCTCCGGCGTCGCGCTCGCCGCGCTCGGTCTCGGTCCGCTCGCGCTCGCTCTGCTCGGGGGCGGGCTCGCCGTGCTGCCGGAGACGACCGACGCGCTGCTCGGCGACGGCGTCGTGGGCGCCGTCCTGACCGGCGCGACGGTCGTGCTGCTCGCGCTGGTGGCGCTGCGCCATCGCGGCCCCGAGGGACGCGTCGCGTCCGGCCTCCTCGCCCCCGCGCTCGCGTCACTGGCGCTGGTGTGCGTCGCCGCGGCGACCGGCCTGCCGCTCGACGCGAGCGCGCTGCCGACGGGCTCCGCGATGGCAGAGCTCGTGCCGGCGGGGGCGCTCGTCGCCGTCGTGGCGACCGCCGCGCTCGTCGTCGTCCCGGCCGCCGTGCTCGCGATGCGTGGGGTGGTGCCGGGCGGGCTGCGCGGCAGCGCGGAGATCGGTGCGGCCGTGGTCGCGCTCGCCTCGGTCTGGTGGGTGCCGGATCCGCAGCGCTGGCTGGTGTGCGGGTTCCTCGCCGTCGCGTTCGGCGCGGCGAGCCTCTCGCGCGGGTGGCGCGATCCGGCGCCGGCACCGGGGGCGGATCCTCGTCCGTCCGCCCCACGACCGCTCGCGTGGCGTCGTCTGCTGATCTGGCCCGCAGTCGGCGCGGCGGTGCTGGCGTGGTGGACCTGGTTGAGCAGTCATGTGCTCGAGGGGACCGACGAGCTGCGCTTGATCCCGACCGCGGTGGTCTTCGCGCTGCTGTGCGTCGCCCTGGTGCTCCTGCGGCGCAGCCGCGAGGCCTGCGTGGCGATCGTGCTCGCATTCGTGTTCGGGCTCGTGCAGCTCGCCGGCGAGCCCGGAGCGCGCGGTGTCGTCGTGATGCTCGTCGCCGCCGCGCTCGCGTTCGCGCTGACGTGGTCGCCCGTGCGCCGCGTTCCCGGCCTCGCGGCGTCCGGAGCCACGACCGCGCTCGCGGCGATCCTCGGCGGCCTCTTCGACCGCATGTTCGCGTTCCGACCGGTGCCCGAGGAGGCGGCGCCCGCCTGGCTGCTCCTGCCCGTCGTCATCGCGTACCTCGCTGCCTACGGAGCAGCGCGTGCGCCGCAGCGACCCGGGGTGTTCGCGCACGTCGTGCCGCCGCTCAGCGTGCTCCTGTCGCTTTCCGCCTTCCTGGCGCTGCCGCGCGGCGTGCCGGTCGATGCGGCGGCGTTCCTCGTGCTCGCGGCCGTGCACGTCGCCTCGGCGTCCGTTCGGAGGGCGCCGTTCGGCGGGGTCTCCCGGTGGGCCGCTCTCGTCGGAGCGCTGCTCCTGAGCGGTGATGCGCTGCTGCGCGGCACGTACGAGCCGCTCGAGCTGGTATCGCTGCCCGTCGCGGTGATGCTCGCGCTGGGCGCGCTCGTGGCGCTGCGCCGGCGTCTTCGCACGCCGGACGACCGATCGTTCGTGGAGCACGTCGTGTGGCTGTGCGGGATCGCGGTCGCCATCGTGCCGAGCCTGACGGCGCCGGTCACGGATGTCCGGACGTGGATCGTGATCGTCGTCGCCACGACGCTCGCGCTCGTCGCGGCATCGCTGCGTCACCCGCTCGCGGTGCCGTCCGCGCTCGCGCTCTCGGCGAGCGCGCTGCTCATGGGGCTGCGCGCGCTGGTGGCGGTGGAAGACGCAGCCGTGCCGGCGGTGGTGGCGGGGGCCGGTGCCGTCCTGCTCGGCGCCGTCATCGTCTGGCGTCGGGGGGCCGCCGCCTCCGGTTCGACGCTCGTGGCGCCCATCGCCGGCGTGGCGCTCACGGCGATCGCCGCGGCGTTCCGTGGCGGCGACGCGCTCACGCCGACGGTGGCGACCTTCGCGGCGGCGACGCTGGGCGGCGCGCTCGGGGCCTGGCTGCTGCGCCCGCGCGCGTGGACCCGCTTCGGCGCGGTCCTCGCCGTCGGTGGCGCGGCGATCGCGGTCATCGCGGCGGGACCGCGCTACCTGGCGGCGACGGACGGCGATCCCGCCGGGGAGGCGGCCGGCTGGCCGCTCGCGTGCTTCTTCGCCGTCGCCGCGGTCGCGACCGTCGCGTTCCTGCGCGCGAGCGACCCCCGGCTCCGCCGGGGCGCGGCCGGCGCCCTCGGTGTCGGAGCGGTGGTGCTGGCGCTGGGCGAGCTCGGGGCCCTGTTCACGCTGCCGGAGCTCGGGGCCCGGCTCGTCGCCGGCGTGACGACCGTCGTGCTCACCGCCGTCGCGGGGGGAGGCTTCGCCCAGCGCGCCCGCCTCGGATCGGCGCCGTGGATCGCCGCCGCCGCAGCCGCCGCGTTCTTCGTGCTGACGACGCTCGCGCTGGGCCTGCGGCCGGTCGAGCTGCTGACGGTTCCGCCGGCCCTCGGCCTGTTCGCCCTGGGAGCGCTCCGGATGCGTCGCGTCGCCGGGGCCCGCAGCTGGCCGGCCGTCGGCCCGGGACTGGCGCTGCTGCTGATCCCGTCGCTGCTGCACGACCTCGGTCCCTCTGCGCTGTGGCGCGTCGTGGCACTGGGCGTCGTCGCCGTCGCCCTCGTGGTCGTCGGCGCGCTCGGCAGACTGCAGGCGCCGCTCGTGCTGGGGTCGGCCGTCGCCGTGGTGCACGGCGTCGCGCAGCTGTGGCCGTGGATCTCCACGGCCTACACGGTCGTGCCGTGGTGGCTGTGGGCGGGGCTCGCCGGTGCGCTGCTGATCTACATCGCCGTCCGCTACGAGCAGCAGAAGGTCGCGCTGCAGAAGGCCTTCGTCGCGGTGTCGTCCCTGCGGTGA
- a CDS encoding GNAT family N-acetyltransferase translates to MGIEVRPATDFEGVRTLVGPRNPDANVCWCLSHRVPSKVNSSLVGPERGEFVRRMCESQLPPGVLAYDGDEPVGWAGVAPRADTQFARSRKIPHVDDLPVWSVWCLRVRPGHRGKGVLARLLDGSVAFARERGAPAIEGYPVDNRGERVDQTMAFVGFRTLFERAGFVKVADTDSVSGGFPRVVMRLDLR, encoded by the coding sequence ATGGGAATCGAGGTGCGGCCCGCGACCGACTTCGAGGGCGTGCGCACGCTGGTCGGGCCCCGGAATCCGGACGCGAACGTCTGCTGGTGCCTGAGCCACCGGGTCCCGTCCAAGGTCAACTCGTCTCTCGTCGGGCCCGAGCGCGGCGAGTTCGTGCGGCGGATGTGCGAATCCCAGCTGCCGCCGGGCGTGTTGGCGTATGACGGCGACGAGCCGGTCGGCTGGGCGGGCGTCGCGCCGCGCGCCGACACGCAGTTCGCACGCAGCAGGAAGATTCCCCACGTCGACGACCTGCCGGTGTGGAGCGTGTGGTGCCTGCGTGTGCGTCCGGGGCACCGCGGCAAGGGCGTCCTCGCCCGTCTGCTCGACGGCTCGGTCGCGTTCGCGCGCGAGCGCGGGGCGCCGGCGATCGAGGGCTACCCGGTCGACAACCGCGGCGAGAGGGTGGACCAGACGATGGCTTTCGTCGGCTTCCGCACGCTGTTCGAGCGAGCGGGCTTCGTGAAGGTCGCCGACACCGATTCGGTGTCGGGAGGCTTCCCGCGCGTGGTCATGAGGCTCGACCTCCGGTAG
- a CDS encoding RluA family pseudouridine synthase, translating into MPSRRLPVPDGLDGSRVDAALAKMLGFSRTFAAEVAEAGGVQLDGATVGKSDRVHAGAWLDVEWREKEEPRVIAVEVPDLGIAYQDDHIVVVDKPSGVAAHPSLGWEGPTVLGALAAAGVRVATSGAAERQGVVHRLDVGTSGLMAVAKTEQAYTVLKRAFKERTVDKVYHAVVQGHPDPLAGTIDAPIGRHPSHSWKFAVTPDGKDSITHYETIEAFPGASLLEIHLETGRTHQIRVHMAAHRHPCVGDPLYGADPTLSARLGLTRQWLHAHELSFAHPATGDWVTFRSDYPADLAHALAVLRGE; encoded by the coding sequence ATGCCGTCGCGCCGGCTTCCCGTGCCCGACGGGCTCGACGGCTCGCGCGTCGATGCCGCGCTCGCGAAGATGCTGGGCTTCTCGCGGACGTTCGCCGCCGAGGTGGCCGAGGCTGGAGGCGTGCAGCTGGACGGCGCCACGGTCGGCAAGTCCGACCGCGTGCACGCCGGCGCGTGGCTGGATGTCGAGTGGCGCGAGAAGGAGGAGCCGCGCGTCATCGCGGTCGAGGTGCCGGACCTCGGCATCGCGTACCAGGACGACCACATCGTCGTCGTCGACAAGCCGTCGGGCGTGGCCGCGCACCCGTCGCTGGGGTGGGAGGGACCGACGGTCCTCGGCGCCCTCGCGGCCGCCGGCGTCCGGGTCGCGACGAGCGGCGCGGCCGAGCGGCAGGGCGTCGTGCATCGGCTCGACGTCGGCACGAGCGGCCTCATGGCGGTCGCGAAGACCGAGCAGGCGTACACCGTGCTGAAGCGCGCCTTCAAGGAGCGCACGGTCGACAAGGTCTATCACGCGGTCGTGCAGGGGCATCCCGATCCGCTGGCCGGCACGATCGACGCCCCGATCGGACGGCACCCGAGCCACTCGTGGAAGTTCGCCGTCACCCCCGACGGCAAGGACTCGATCACGCACTACGAGACGATCGAGGCGTTCCCCGGTGCGTCGCTGCTGGAGATCCATCTCGAGACGGGCCGCACCCACCAGATCCGCGTGCACATGGCGGCGCACCGTCATCCGTGCGTCGGCGACCCGCTGTACGGCGCGGATCCGACGCTGTCCGCCCGCCTCGGACTCACGCGCCAGTGGCTGCATGCCCATGAGCTGTCGTTCGCGCATCCCGCGACGGGGGACTGGGTGACGTTCAGGTCCGACTACCCCGCGGACCTCGCCCATGCCCTGGCGGTGCTGCGCGGCGAGTGA
- a CDS encoding signal peptidase II: MTVRAPLRTAAASTTIAILAVLVLAADQFAKHLALTTLEFQTPVPVLGEALQWYLVLNPGAAFSIGEGVTWIFTIALAVVAGVIVWLAFARIRSRVWAVVLGLLLGGVLGNLTDRLFREPGFAVGHVVDFISTPWMMPAIYNVADVFIVCSMITVAALTLFGVALDGSGRKPASEAAAEAAADADATRES, encoded by the coding sequence TTGACCGTCCGCGCTCCTCTGCGCACTGCGGCGGCCAGCACCACGATCGCGATCCTCGCGGTCCTGGTGCTGGCCGCCGATCAGTTCGCGAAGCACCTCGCCCTGACCACCCTCGAGTTCCAGACGCCGGTTCCCGTGCTCGGCGAGGCGCTCCAGTGGTACCTCGTGCTCAACCCCGGCGCCGCCTTCTCGATCGGCGAGGGCGTCACCTGGATCTTCACGATCGCCCTGGCGGTCGTCGCCGGCGTCATCGTCTGGCTCGCCTTCGCCCGCATCCGCTCGCGCGTCTGGGCCGTCGTGCTCGGGCTGCTGCTCGGCGGTGTGCTCGGCAACCTGACCGACCGCCTGTTCCGTGAGCCCGGATTCGCGGTCGGACACGTCGTCGACTTCATCTCGACGCCCTGGATGATGCCGGCGATCTACAACGTCGCCGACGTGTTCATCGTCTGCAGCATGATCACGGTCGCCGCGCTGACCCTGTTCGGCGTCGCGCTGGACGGATCCGGCCGCAAGCCGGCGAGCGAGGCCGCCGCGGAGGCAGCCGCCGACGCCGACGCCACGCGGGAGAGCTGA
- a CDS encoding DivIVA domain-containing protein has product MALTPDDVVTKQFQHVRFKEGFDPDEVDDFLDEIVVEWRKTIEENNELKAKLAKYESGELAPAEAAAPVAEAPAPEPTPAPEPTPAPAAPAADVSSTATSAASIIERAQRLHDEHVAEGRQMAEQLVDEAKAEADRIRSEAEQKQRELNEKYERERTTLEGRITELRQFERDYRAQMRSYFESKLHDLDTAGTSSGDTPVSAIGL; this is encoded by the coding sequence ATGGCATTGACGCCGGATGACGTCGTCACCAAGCAGTTCCAGCACGTCCGGTTCAAGGAGGGCTTCGACCCGGACGAGGTCGACGACTTCCTGGACGAGATCGTCGTCGAGTGGCGCAAGACGATCGAGGAGAACAACGAGCTGAAGGCCAAGCTCGCCAAGTACGAGTCCGGCGAGCTCGCTCCCGCCGAGGCCGCCGCTCCCGTCGCCGAGGCGCCCGCCCCCGAGCCGACCCCGGCTCCGGAGCCCACGCCCGCTCCTGCCGCGCCCGCCGCGGACGTGTCGAGCACCGCGACGAGCGCCGCGAGCATCATCGAGCGCGCCCAGCGCCTGCACGACGAGCACGTCGCCGAGGGCCGCCAGATGGCCGAGCAGCTCGTCGACGAGGCGAAGGCCGAGGCCGACCGCATCCGCTCGGAGGCCGAGCAGAAGCAGCGCGAGCTGAACGAGAAGTACGAGCGCGAGCGCACCACGCTCGAGGGCCGCATCACCGAGCTGCGCCAGTTCGAGCGCGACTACCGGGCGCAGATGCGCAGCTACTTCGAGTCGAAGCTGCACGACCTCGACACCGCGGGCACGAGCTCGGGCGACACGCCGGTCTCGGCGATCGGCCTCTGA
- a CDS encoding YggT family protein, which produces MGPIGLIASILNVIVLLYILVLFARLVLEYIPVFNREWRPKGPLLVVAEATYTLTDPPIRFFRRFIPPLRMGGIAIDFAFALTMLLCFVLLSITRAFTTL; this is translated from the coding sequence GTGGGACCCATCGGGCTGATCGCCTCGATCCTCAACGTCATCGTCCTGCTCTACATCCTCGTGCTGTTCGCGAGGCTTGTGCTCGAGTACATCCCGGTGTTCAACCGCGAGTGGCGGCCCAAGGGACCGCTGCTCGTCGTGGCCGAGGCGACGTACACCCTCACGGATCCGCCGATCCGGTTCTTCCGGCGGTTCATCCCGCCGCTGCGGATGGGCGGCATCGCGATCGACTTCGCGTTCGCGCTGACGATGCTGCTGTGCTTCGTGCTGCTGTCGATCACGCGCGCGTTCACGACCTTGTGA
- a CDS encoding cell division protein SepF, translated as MANPLKKTMVYLGLADEEEYDDVQEQPSRAHRERDESHDDDVKPAPVTPLRRPAVVRQPAAAAVNEIVTVHPKQYRDAQMIAEHFRDGIPVIINLSQMSDADARRLIDFASGLSLGLYGRIERVTSKVFLLSPENIAVSGDGGIAHADPEAAPFAQA; from the coding sequence ATGGCGAACCCGCTCAAGAAGACGATGGTCTACCTCGGCCTTGCCGACGAGGAGGAGTACGACGATGTGCAGGAGCAGCCCTCGCGCGCGCATCGCGAGCGCGACGAGTCGCACGATGACGACGTCAAGCCCGCGCCCGTCACGCCGCTGCGTCGTCCGGCCGTCGTCCGCCAGCCCGCGGCGGCTGCCGTGAACGAGATCGTCACGGTCCACCCGAAGCAGTACCGCGACGCGCAGATGATCGCGGAGCACTTCCGCGACGGCATCCCGGTCATCATCAACCTCTCGCAGATGAGCGACGCCGACGCGCGCCGCCTGATCGACTTCGCGAGCGGTCTGTCGCTCGGCCTGTACGGTCGCATCGAGCGCGTCACGAGCAAGGTCTTCCTGCTCTCGCCCGAGAACATCGCCGTGTCGGGTGACGGAGGGATCGCGCACGCGGACCCCGAGGCTGCGCCCTTCGCGCAGGCCTGA
- a CDS encoding YggS family pyridoxal phosphate-dependent enzyme yields MPDLAQRLADVDARIGEAARAVGRDPGELTRIVVTKFHPATLVRELHVLGVRDVGENRQQELSGKSADTADLADLTWHFIGQAQTNKARAIRRAARVVHSVDRARLADALDAAAEPGDPMLDALVQINLTEDPGRGGVAPEGIEALAERIAASDTLRLRGVMAVAPLDEQPAAAFERLAGYAERVRAVVPDATWISAGMTADFAEAIASGATHLRIGSAITGERPPRA; encoded by the coding sequence ATGCCGGATCTCGCGCAGCGCCTCGCCGATGTGGACGCCCGCATCGGCGAGGCCGCGCGCGCCGTCGGACGGGATCCGGGGGAGCTGACCCGGATCGTGGTGACGAAGTTCCATCCGGCCACGCTCGTCCGCGAGCTGCACGTGCTGGGCGTGCGCGACGTGGGTGAGAACCGCCAGCAGGAGCTGAGTGGGAAGTCCGCCGATACCGCGGACCTCGCGGATCTCACGTGGCACTTCATCGGTCAGGCCCAGACGAACAAGGCCAGGGCCATCCGACGCGCCGCCCGTGTCGTGCACTCGGTCGATCGCGCACGGCTCGCGGACGCGCTCGACGCGGCGGCCGAGCCCGGTGATCCGATGCTCGACGCGCTCGTGCAGATCAACCTCACGGAAGACCCCGGTCGAGGGGGAGTCGCCCCCGAGGGCATCGAGGCGCTCGCCGAGCGCATCGCCGCGTCCGACACGCTGCGGCTGCGCGGCGTCATGGCGGTCGCGCCGCTGGACGAGCAGCCCGCCGCAGCCTTCGAGCGACTGGCCGGCTACGCGGAACGCGTGCGCGCGGTCGTGCCCGACGCGACCTGGATCTCGGCCGGGATGACCGCCGACTTCGCCGAGGCGATCGCGAGCGGTGCGACACACCTTCGCATCGGGTCCGCAATCACGGGGGAGCGCCCGCCCCGGGCGTAG
- the ftsZ gene encoding cell division protein FtsZ has translation MSQNQNYLAVIKVVGVGGGGVNAVNRMIELGLRGVEFIAVNTDAQALLMSDADVKLDVGRELTRGLGAGADPEVGRRAAEDHAEEIEQALAGADMVFVTAGEGGGTGTGGAPVVARIAKSIGALTIGVVTKPFSFEGRRRQSQAEAGVASLKEEVDTLIVVPNDRLLEISDRGISMVEAFATADQVLLAGVQGITDLITTPGLINLDFADVKSVMQGAGSALMGIGSARGADRAIKAAELAVESPLLEASIEGAHGVLLSIQGGSNLGIFEINDAAQLVKEAAHPEANIIFGTVIDDTLGDEVRVTVIAAGFDGGEPQQRLDVPAHVSGRAPMPTLPGTGITPNSSEDAGKKDEPAREPVAVAAQAPVLPDAGFDSAFGDDDLDIPDFLK, from the coding sequence ATGAGCCAGAACCAGAACTACCTCGCCGTGATCAAGGTCGTCGGCGTCGGCGGCGGTGGCGTGAACGCCGTCAACCGCATGATCGAGCTCGGTCTCCGCGGAGTCGAGTTCATCGCCGTCAACACCGACGCGCAGGCGCTGCTCATGAGCGACGCTGATGTCAAGCTCGACGTGGGCCGCGAGCTCACGCGCGGTCTGGGTGCCGGTGCCGATCCCGAGGTGGGTCGGCGCGCGGCCGAGGACCACGCGGAGGAGATCGAGCAGGCGCTCGCGGGCGCCGACATGGTCTTCGTCACGGCGGGTGAGGGCGGCGGCACCGGCACGGGCGGCGCCCCGGTCGTGGCGCGCATCGCGAAGTCGATCGGCGCGCTCACGATCGGTGTCGTGACCAAGCCGTTCTCGTTCGAGGGCCGCCGTCGTCAGAGCCAGGCCGAGGCGGGTGTCGCGTCCCTCAAGGAAGAGGTCGACACGCTCATCGTCGTGCCGAACGACCGGCTGCTCGAGATCAGCGACCGCGGCATCTCCATGGTCGAGGCGTTCGCCACGGCCGACCAGGTGCTGCTCGCCGGTGTGCAGGGCATCACCGACCTGATCACGACGCCGGGTCTGATCAACCTCGACTTCGCCGACGTGAAGTCCGTGATGCAGGGCGCCGGATCCGCGCTGATGGGCATCGGATCGGCGCGCGGCGCCGACAGGGCGATCAAGGCGGCCGAGCTGGCCGTGGAGTCGCCGCTGCTCGAGGCGTCGATCGAGGGCGCGCACGGCGTGCTGCTGTCGATCCAGGGCGGATCGAACCTCGGCATCTTCGAGATCAACGACGCCGCGCAGCTGGTCAAGGAGGCCGCGCACCCGGAGGCCAACATCATCTTCGGCACGGTGATCGACGACACGCTCGGCGACGAGGTGCGCGTCACGGTCATCGCGGCGGGCTTCGACGGCGGCGAGCCGCAGCAGCGCCTCGACGTGCCCGCGCACGTCTCCGGCCGCGCGCCGATGCCGACGCTGCCCGGCACCGGCATCACTCCGAACTCGTCGGAGGACGCCGGCAAGAAGGACGAGCCGGCCCGCGAGCCCGTCGCGGTCGCCGCCCAGGCGCCCGTGCTGCCCGACGCGGGCTTCGACTCGGCGTTCGGCGACGACGACCTCGACATCCCCGACTTCCTCAAGTAA
- a CDS encoding FtsQ-type POTRA domain-containing protein: protein MRRPGPLPPPEERIERRPLADPEGLPPIQDEPRRRAPLLPFRRHAEADDDAYPSAEAGAGEPADPAAPGEPRTDRATGWADVWRAARARRRALRSEIRRFTARSRRRRTIWLVSIGALLLLVVGSVGAAYSPLFAVQRITVTGAEALDEATLQQALAAQMGRPLPLVDHAEVKAALVAFPLIETYTLEARPPHDLLVKVVERTPIGVVKSDAGFTVVDAAGVALSTSDEQPEGQPVLEARGGVTSAAFAAVGQVLRSLPDSVHGLVASARATTPDDVTLTLTDGTEVLWGSADEAAEKARVLLAAPDGHPYYDVSSPGVLILR, encoded by the coding sequence GTGAGGCGTCCGGGGCCGCTGCCACCTCCCGAGGAGCGCATCGAGCGTCGCCCCCTCGCGGATCCGGAGGGCCTGCCGCCGATCCAGGACGAGCCGCGCCGGCGTGCGCCGCTGCTGCCGTTCCGCCGGCATGCCGAGGCGGACGACGATGCGTACCCGTCCGCGGAGGCCGGAGCCGGGGAACCGGCGGATCCGGCGGCTCCGGGCGAGCCGCGCACGGACCGGGCCACCGGCTGGGCCGACGTCTGGCGCGCAGCGCGTGCACGCCGGCGGGCGCTGCGCTCGGAGATCCGCCGCTTCACGGCCCGGTCGCGACGGCGCCGCACCATCTGGCTCGTGTCGATCGGCGCGCTCCTGCTGCTCGTGGTGGGCAGCGTCGGCGCGGCGTACAGCCCGCTGTTCGCGGTGCAGCGCATCACGGTGACGGGGGCGGAGGCGCTCGACGAAGCGACGCTGCAGCAGGCGCTCGCCGCCCAGATGGGCCGGCCGCTTCCGCTCGTCGACCATGCCGAGGTGAAGGCCGCGCTCGTGGCCTTCCCGCTGATCGAGACCTACACGCTCGAGGCGCGCCCCCCGCACGATCTGCTGGTCAAGGTCGTGGAGCGGACCCCGATCGGCGTCGTGAAGTCGGACGCGGGCTTCACGGTGGTGGACGCGGCCGGCGTCGCGCTCTCCACGAGCGACGAGCAGCCCGAGGGGCAGCCGGTGCTGGAGGCCCGCGGCGGCGTGACCTCGGCGGCCTTCGCGGCGGTCGGGCAGGTGCTGCGCTCCCTGCCCGACAGCGTGCACGGCCTCGTCGCGTCCGCGCGGGCGACGACGCCGGACGACGTCACGCTCACGCTCACGGACGGCACCGAGGTGCTGTGGGGGAGCGCGGACGAGGCGGCGGAGAAGGCGCGCGTGCTGCTGGCGGCCCCCGACGGCCACCCCTACTACGACGTGTCCTCGCCGGGCGTGCTCATCCTGCGCTGA